The Nicotiana tomentosiformis chromosome 9, ASM39032v3, whole genome shotgun sequence genome contains the following window.
TTCTGATGATGAAACTCGGTACCCTTCAAGACCCAACTCCATTTACACTTCTTCTCTTCGATCAAGACGCTCTATTCGAAACCCTACTTCTTATTATTATGGGTATAATAACAATGAATTTCAATATGACCATGATGATGAATCTGATGAAGATGAAGCAGAGCAAGAATTTAGCAGTGGAGAAAATGGGTATGATAGTTTTCAAAAGAGGAGGAAGTTGGAAACTTTAGTGTCAAATTACGAGTTTGCCCCTCATTCTCATAGTTCAAAGGGGGGAATGTGGAGTGAAGAGGAGAGTTTTGTGTTGTTGGAAGTGTGGGGTGAGAGGTACTTGGAGTTGGGCCGGAGGAGCTTACGGGCCGAAGATTGGGCTGAAGTTGCAGAGAAGGTAACAGAAATGATTGGGGTAGAAAAGAGTGAAATTGAGTGTAGGAATCAATTAGATGTGTTAAAGAAGAAGTACAAGAAGGAGATAACCAAAATGGAGAAAACTGGGGGTGGGTTTCATAGCAAGTGGCCATTTTTCAAGAAAATGGATATGTTGATGAATTTGAGGATGAAAGGACATTGTGGATTAGGATGTGGGCTCGATTCGGGAGAATATGTGTTTATGGACCCACGAATGTACTTGGATCGGTCGAatgtgttggatgagatgagggaTAGTCCAGCAGGATCGGATGCGGATAATgatgaagaagaggaggaggaggagcagGGTTCGGGAGGATGGGAGGGTGATAATGAATCAGCTAAGCTGCTAGCTGATTCAATTCAAAGGTTTGGGCAGATATATGAGAAGATTGAGAATGGTAAGAGGAAACAGATGATGGAGTTGGAGAAGATGAGAAGGGATTTCCAGAGGGAGTTGGAGTTGCAGAAGAAACAGATTGTTGAGAGGGCACAGGAGGAAATCGCTAAGATAAGGGACAATGATGACAATGAGGACAATGGAGATGAGGATGGTGAGGAGACTGACAATATTTCAGGTGAGAAGCTTGGGGGCTGATGAAGGTAATTTGAATTTGCTTGCAGTGTGAAATTAGTTCTTATTGAGCAACTGAACTGGCCTACTTTAATATGGTTGAGCAACTGAACTGGCCTACTTTAATATGGTTCCTTTTATGTAAACCTAATTAGATGATAGTAGTATGTTACTACGTTATGAAAATTTTGTTGTGTAGCTTCTTGCACAACTTCGACTAACCTGTTCAGGAAGTAATCAACTATGAGATTGCTGATCAGTTTTTTCTTCCT
Protein-coding sequences here:
- the LOC104087771 gene encoding trihelix transcription factor ENAP1 isoform X3 → MDDSDDETRYPSRPNSIYTSSLRSRRSIRNPTSYYYGYNNNEFQYDHDDESDEDEAEQEFSSGENGYDSFQKRRKLETLVSNYEFAPHSHSSKGGMWSEEESFVLLEVWGERYLELGRRSLRAEDWAEVAEKVTEMIGVEKSEIECRNQLDVLKKKYKKEITKMEKTGGGFHSKWPFFKKMDMLMNLRMKGHCGLGCGLDSGEYVFMDPRMYLDRSNVLDEMRDSPAGSDADNDEEEEEEEQGSGGWEGDNESAKLLADSIQRFGQIYEKIENGKRKQMMELEKMRRDFQRELELQKKQIVERAQEEIAKIRDNDDNEDNGDEDGEETDNISA
- the LOC104087771 gene encoding trihelix transcription factor ENAP1 isoform X2; protein product: MDDSDDETRYPSRPNSIYTSSLRSRRSIRNPTSYYYGYNNNEFQYDHDDESDEDEAEQEFSSGENGYDSFQKRRKLETLVSNYEFAPHSHSSKGGMWSEEESFVLLEVWGERYLELGRRSLRAEDWAEVAEKVTEMIGVEKSEIECRNQLDVLKKKYKKEITKMEKTGGGFHSKWPFFKKMDMLMNLRMKGHCGLGCGLDSGEYVFMDPRMYLDRSNVLDEMRDSPAGSDADNDEEEEEEEQGSGGWEGDNESAKLLADSIQRFGQIYEKIENGKRKQMMELEKMRRDFQRELELQKKQIVERAQEEIAKIRDNDDNEDNGDEDGEETDNISGWRY
- the LOC104087771 gene encoding trihelix transcription factor ENAP1 isoform X4; amino-acid sequence: MDDSDDETRYPSRPNSIYTSSLRSRRSIRNPTSYYYGYNNNEFQYDHDDESDEDEAEQEFSSGENGYDSFQKRRKLETLVSNYEFAPHSHSSKGGMWSEEESFVLLEVWGERYLELGRRSLRAEDWAEVAEKVTEMIGVEKSEIECRNQLDVLKKKYKKEITKMEKTGGGFHSKWPFFKKMDMLMNLRMKGHCGLGCGLDSGEYVFMDPRMYLDRSNVLDEMRDSPAGSDADNDEEEEEEEQGSGGWEGDNESAKLLADSIQRFGQIYEKIENGKRKQMMELEKMRRDFQRELELQKKQIVERAQEEIAKIRDNDDNEDNGDEDGEETDNISG
- the LOC104087771 gene encoding trihelix transcription factor ENAP1 isoform X1, which encodes MDDSDDETRYPSRPNSIYTSSLRSRRSIRNPTSYYYGYNNNEFQYDHDDESDEDEAEQEFSSGENGYDSFQKRRKLETLVSNYEFAPHSHSSKGGMWSEEESFVLLEVWGERYLELGRRSLRAEDWAEVAEKVTEMIGVEKSEIECRNQLDVLKKKYKKEITKMEKTGGGFHSKWPFFKKMDMLMNLRMKGHCGLGCGLDSGEYVFMDPRMYLDRSNVLDEMRDSPAGSDADNDEEEEEEEQGSGGWEGDNESAKLLADSIQRFGQIYEKIENGKRKQMMELEKMRRDFQRELELQKKQIVERAQEEIAKIRDNDDNEDNGDEDGEETDNISGEKLGG